A window of Mesoplasma chauliocola contains these coding sequences:
- a CDS encoding adenine phosphoribosyltransferase yields the protein MDLKKYILNVKDFPIKGVDFKDVTPLLNDADAFAYVIDQMAEFVKECGANVIVAPEARGFLFASAVAYKSNSRFVLVRKPGKLPREVLDIEYSLEYGTNHQQMHKGDIRPGDKVVIIDDVLATGGTIEAIVKLIEMQDGKVEGVSFLIDLPFLHKDDLLSEYKVQKLIKY from the coding sequence ATGGATTTAAAAAAATATATTTTAAATGTAAAAGACTTTCCAATTAAAGGCGTAGACTTTAAAGATGTTACACCATTATTAAATGATGCAGATGCATTTGCTTATGTAATTGATCAAATGGCTGAATTTGTTAAAGAATGTGGAGCTAATGTTATTGTTGCTCCAGAAGCTAGAGGGTTCTTATTTGCAAGTGCTGTTGCTTACAAATCAAATTCAAGATTTGTTTTAGTAAGAAAACCAGGTAAATTACCTCGTGAAGTTCTTGATATTGAATACAGCTTAGAATATGGTACAAATCATCAACAAATGCACAAGGGTGATATTAGACCTGGTGATAAAGTTGTTATTATTGATGATGTATTAGCAACAGGTGGAACAATTGAAGCAATTGTTAAATTAATTGAAATGCAAGATGGTAAAGTTGAAGGTGTATCATTTTTAATTGATTTACCTTTCTTACATAAAGACGATTTATTAAGTGAATATAAAGTTCAAAAACTTATTAAATATTAA
- a CDS encoding DNA-3-methyladenine glycosylase I, translating to MKNIQRCDWSKNEVLNKYHDNEWCQINHNDNFIFEMLILENMQAGLNWLTILLKREHYRKALDNFNYQKIAKYNENKFNELLENECLIRNKLKIKAIINNAQKFIEIQNEFGSFNSYIWSFVNNEQVQNKWITISEIPAQTELSVIISNNLKKRGFKFVGPVIVYSFLQAIGIIDDHISICFKYEK from the coding sequence ATGAAAAATATACAAAGATGTGATTGATCAAAAAATGAAGTTTTAAATAAATATCATGATAATGAATGATGTCAAATAAATCACAATGATAATTTCATATTTGAAATGCTAATTCTAGAGAATATGCAGGCTGGTTTAAATTGATTAACTATCTTATTGAAAAGAGAACACTATCGTAAAGCACTTGATAATTTTAATTATCAAAAAATTGCAAAATATAATGAAAATAAATTTAATGAATTATTAGAAAATGAATGCTTAATTCGAAATAAATTAAAAATAAAAGCAATTATAAATAATGCTCAAAAATTTATTGAAATACAAAATGAATTTGGAAGTTTTAATTCATATATATGAAGTTTTGTTAATAATGAACAAGTACAAAATAAATGAATCACAATAAGTGAAATCCCAGCTCAAACAGAACTATCAGTTATTATATCTAATAATTTAAAAAAACGTGGTTTCAAATTTGTAGGACCTGTTATTGTATATTCATTTCTTCAAGCAATTGGCATTATTGATGATCATATTTCGATTTGTTTTAAGTATGAAAAATAG